The Thermoanaerobaculia bacterium genomic sequence TCCTCCCTGTACCGGGTGGACTCGACCGCCGTCGTCGGCCCGGGCGACGTCGGCGTGCTCGAACCGGGCCCGCATGCCTCGCTGACTCTCGTCACCTGCTATCCCTTTCACTATCTCGGTTCGGCGCCGAAGAGGTTCGTGGTCACGGCCGCCCGCGTTCCCATCTGAAACTCGACCCGCTATTCCATCCGTTTCCGCGCTCCCATCAGGATCGCTCGAGAGCACGGGAGGAGAAAACGGGACCGGGAGGCGTCGACGTCGCCATCGTCTGCGCCATCGGCGCCCGGCTCACGCCGCGGAGGACCGCAGCTTTTCGACGACCCTTCTCAGCTTCGCGTCCGCTTCCGTGCCGACGGCAGCGAGGTCGGGATCGCGGTCGAGCCCGCCCGGCTTCATCATCTCCGCCGGGTTGACGACCCGCACCCGGCAGCGCCCGGGAGGATCCTCCTCGACGACGACGTTGCAGGGCAGCAGCAGCCCCGCCTCCGCGCGCCGCTGCAGCGCCCGGTACGCGAGCGCCGGGTTGCACGCCCCGAGGATCACGTACGGACGGAATTCCTTGCCGAGCTTTTCGGCGAACGCCTTCTGCACGTCGATGCGCGTCAGGATGCCGAAGCCCTCCTCCTTGAGGGCCGCCGCCGCGCGCTCGACTCCCTTCTCGAGCGGTCCCTCCATCTCGACTTCCCAACCGACTGGCTCCATGGAAACCCCCTTTCGGAAGCGTGGCACATCGCGGGGCCGGCCTCAATGTGCAGACGCATCAGAAACCGTACATCCGGCATTTAGGTCGGGAGGAATACCGTCGCGAACGTGTCGCGGCGCATCGGGGAAGGCATCGTTTGGATCGTCCTCGCGGCCATGGCAGCGCCGTCCGTTCTCGGGGCGGCGACGCTCACGCGCGGCCCCTATCTCCAGCG encodes the following:
- a CDS encoding DUF302 domain-containing protein — its product is MEPVGWEVEMEGPLEKGVERAAAALKEEGFGILTRIDVQKAFAEKLGKEFRPYVILGACNPALAYRALQRRAEAGLLLPCNVVVEEDPPGRCRVRVVNPAEMMKPGGLDRDPDLAAVGTEADAKLRRVVEKLRSSAA